Proteins from one Chitinophagales bacterium genomic window:
- a CDS encoding BatA domain-containing protein, which yields MSFIFPGFLWALLLLAIPIIIHLFNFRRYKKVYFTNVRFLREVQEQTAAKSNLKHYLVLLSRLLALAFLIFAFAQPFIPTSEETPLSDQHSASIYIDNSFSMAAVSEDVSLLELARKKAREIVQAFPDQARIQVLTNERSAGQYRFLSPDQALAAIDEIEISPQQAKLNEIIAFSQQSADYSKNNRFFFLSDFQRNAFELPEDTFANAYFIPIQAVREQNLYIDSAWINSPVVFENQSLELMVNIVNDGEQDISASSVQLISGSQNLALSDFEVKAGESITDTLIFRPKKSGWLGLELQIEDYPITFDDAYFLAIKVSESLKVLGIHEKESSDYLSALFDDSERFIWESKSQGALNYEGFSDFSLIVLDNLSNISSGLAYALQAYVEKGGNVILFPAAEADIASVNEFLKLFNASAIDEYEKDNKIELSRLNEKASVWEDIFESVPENLALPKVKSRFSITGSTKSREEILLSFRDGKSYVSKFPYQSGALYFVASPLGEKYSDFPVHALFVPFLYKVAISGGYAQNIAHKIDTKSPILVQGVSASSEEVMRLKSGEMEFIPGQKTLGNDLLLDIGTDIRSAGLYELLRQEQKKEAIIALNYNRSESEMDFLSNADLKTEAENYNFKIIDNYKAGLTNIVQQLDSGIALWKLCITFALAFLMIEALLLRFWPS from the coding sequence ATGAGTTTTATCTTCCCCGGCTTTTTATGGGCTTTGCTTTTACTGGCCATTCCAATTATCATTCACCTTTTTAATTTTAGAAGATACAAAAAGGTCTATTTCACCAATGTGCGTTTTTTGAGGGAGGTACAGGAGCAGACTGCCGCAAAGTCCAATCTGAAACACTACCTTGTATTGCTTTCAAGACTGCTGGCGCTTGCTTTTCTGATCTTTGCTTTTGCCCAGCCTTTTATTCCTACAAGTGAGGAAACTCCACTTTCAGATCAACATTCAGCCAGTATTTATATCGACAATTCATTCAGCATGGCAGCAGTTTCAGAGGATGTCTCGCTGCTGGAACTGGCACGCAAAAAAGCCCGTGAAATTGTACAGGCTTTCCCCGATCAGGCACGGATCCAAGTGCTTACAAACGAACGCAGCGCAGGTCAGTACCGCTTTTTATCCCCCGACCAGGCCCTTGCCGCAATTGATGAAATAGAGATCAGCCCGCAGCAGGCCAAACTCAATGAGATCATAGCATTCAGCCAACAATCAGCAGATTACAGCAAAAATAACCGCTTTTTCTTCCTTTCAGATTTTCAGCGCAATGCTTTTGAACTGCCGGAAGATACCTTTGCCAATGCCTATTTCATTCCCATTCAGGCAGTACGCGAGCAAAATCTCTATATCGATTCGGCCTGGATCAACAGTCCGGTGGTGTTTGAAAACCAATCCCTGGAATTGATGGTCAATATTGTGAACGATGGAGAACAGGATATTTCCGCTTCTTCCGTGCAATTGATCTCCGGATCGCAAAACCTGGCACTTTCAGATTTTGAAGTCAAAGCCGGTGAAAGCATTACCGACACCTTGATCTTTAGGCCTAAAAAAAGTGGCTGGCTTGGACTGGAACTGCAAATAGAAGATTATCCCATCACTTTTGACGATGCCTACTTTCTGGCAATAAAAGTATCCGAAAGCCTGAAAGTACTGGGAATTCACGAAAAAGAAAGCAGCGATTATTTAAGCGCATTGTTTGACGATTCGGAGCGCTTTATTTGGGAATCAAAATCGCAAGGGGCACTGAATTACGAAGGCTTTTCAGATTTTTCGCTCATTGTACTCGACAACTTGAGCAATATCTCATCCGGCCTGGCCTATGCCCTGCAAGCCTATGTGGAAAAAGGAGGCAATGTGATTTTATTTCCGGCAGCTGAAGCCGACATTGCCTCGGTCAATGAGTTTTTAAAACTATTCAATGCCAGTGCCATCGATGAATACGAGAAAGACAATAAAATAGAGTTGAGCAGGCTGAATGAAAAAGCCTCTGTTTGGGAAGATATTTTTGAATCGGTTCCTGAAAACCTTGCATTGCCCAAAGTTAAAAGTCGCTTTTCAATTACGGGGAGCACAAAAAGCAGAGAGGAAATTCTGCTCAGTTTCAGAGACGGAAAAAGCTATGTCAGTAAATTCCCCTACCAGAGCGGAGCCCTTTATTTTGTAGCTTCTCCCCTGGGCGAGAAATATTCTGATTTTCCGGTGCATGCCCTTTTTGTGCCTTTTTTATATAAAGTAGCCATTTCCGGAGGCTATGCACAGAATATTGCGCACAAGATTGACACGAAATCACCGATATTGGTACAGGGTGTATCAGCAAGTAGCGAAGAAGTGATGCGTCTAAAATCTGGCGAAATGGAGTTTATCCCCGGTCAGAAAACATTGGGCAATGATCTTTTGCTCGATATTGGCACAGATATTCGCAGCGCAGGACTTTATGAGCTGCTAAGGCAAGAGCAGAAAAAAGAAGCCATTATTGCACTAAACTACAACAGGTCGGAATCAGAAATGGATTTTTTGAGCAATGCTGATCTAAAAACCGAAGCAGAAAATTACAATTTTAAAATTATTGACAACTACAAGGCCGGGCTTACAAATATTGTGCAGCAATTGGACAGCGGAATTGCACTGTGGAAACTTTGTATTACTTTTGCTTTGGCTTTTTTAATGATAGAAGCTTTATTACTGCGCTTTTGGCCTAGTTAA
- a CDS encoding dihydroorotase — MNILLENCTIFDSKSKHHLKKADVWIKNGKFEKIGKVKAADLPANTTKISNASISKGWTDLFAHFCDPGLEHKEDIHSGLEAAAIGGFTKVAVMPNTIPAIHSKSEVEYLLNKSAAHAVQILPYGAITRDCAGKDISEIYDMHHSGAVAFSDGVNSALDAGTTLRALLYVKAFNGLVITHPLDRSLANGGVMNEGTTSTLMGLKGIPAIAEEIIVKRDIQLAEYADSRLHFAYVSAAGSVGLIKAAKKRGVKVTCSVNACNLRYIDEELAGYESNWKIMPPLRTEQDQKALIKGVKEGVIDNISSFHIPQDQESKQKEFDYAEFGMLGLQSSFGIALEALKDEMELNDILKLFTENPARLLNLQLKNIEEGNNADITIFNTDEKQLISEEWIVSKSINTPFIGKELPLRVLGIVSRGKAALAKAALQKEN; from the coding sequence ATGAATATTCTTCTGGAAAACTGCACCATATTCGATTCAAAATCCAAACACCATTTGAAAAAAGCGGATGTGTGGATCAAGAATGGAAAATTTGAAAAAATCGGCAAAGTAAAAGCCGCTGATCTGCCCGCCAATACCACAAAAATCTCCAACGCATCAATTTCAAAGGGTTGGACAGACCTCTTCGCGCATTTTTGCGACCCCGGACTGGAACACAAAGAAGACATTCACTCAGGTCTTGAAGCAGCGGCAATAGGCGGTTTCACAAAAGTGGCAGTAATGCCCAATACCATTCCGGCCATTCATTCCAAATCGGAAGTGGAATACCTTCTAAATAAAAGTGCCGCACACGCTGTACAAATATTGCCTTATGGTGCCATCACAAGAGATTGCGCAGGAAAAGACATCAGCGAAATATACGATATGCATCATTCGGGTGCAGTGGCCTTTAGCGATGGAGTGAATTCTGCTTTAGATGCCGGAACAACTTTGCGCGCATTGCTCTATGTCAAAGCCTTCAACGGGCTTGTAATTACACATCCGCTGGATCGCTCGCTGGCCAATGGCGGGGTGATGAATGAAGGAACCACCAGTACATTAATGGGCTTAAAGGGCATTCCTGCCATTGCCGAGGAGATTATTGTAAAAAGGGACATTCAACTGGCCGAATATGCCGATTCCAGATTGCACTTTGCTTATGTTTCTGCTGCCGGCTCCGTTGGACTGATTAAAGCGGCCAAAAAACGCGGAGTAAAGGTCACTTGCTCGGTCAATGCCTGTAATTTGCGCTACATAGACGAAGAATTGGCTGGTTATGAAAGCAACTGGAAAATCATGCCGCCCCTGAGAACAGAACAAGATCAAAAAGCACTGATCAAAGGAGTGAAAGAAGGCGTAATAGATAATATTTCAAGTTTCCATATTCCGCAGGATCAGGAATCCAAACAAAAAGAATTTGACTATGCCGAATTTGGAATGCTCGGCTTGCAAAGCAGTTTTGGCATTGCCCTGGAAGCATTGAAAGATGAAATGGAGCTCAACGATATTTTGAAATTATTTACCGAAAACCCTGCAAGGCTGCTCAATCTTCAACTGAAAAATATTGAAGAAGGCAACAATGCTGACATCACAATTTTCAATACCGATGAAAAACAATTGATCAGCGAGGAATGGATCGTTTCAAAATCCATAAATACACCTTTTATTGGAAAAGAATTGCCACTGCGTGTTTTAGGTATTGTAAGCCGTGGAAAAGCCGCCTTAGCTAAGGCAGCATTGCAAAAAGAAAATTAA
- a CDS encoding DUF4199 domain-containing protein: MDENISFKEVGLKNGLIAGIGCIILTLILYVINIELVLGFWVWLGYGIIVALKVYTGYTLQKANDGVLEFKDGIKSIFPVSIVSLLVWIAFNGLLFTVFDPELTELSKEKAIERTVWVLEKSGADENTIESALEEVEQQDFTPSLKNSALNYAQSCIVGFLYTLVIAGFFHYSGKNNPIARETEA, translated from the coding sequence ATGGACGAAAATATTTCATTTAAAGAAGTGGGGTTGAAAAATGGTCTGATAGCCGGAATTGGCTGTATTATCCTTACTTTAATTCTGTATGTGATCAATATAGAACTGGTGCTTGGCTTTTGGGTTTGGCTGGGCTACGGAATTATTGTCGCACTTAAAGTTTATACCGGCTATACCTTGCAAAAAGCCAATGATGGTGTACTGGAATTTAAAGACGGCATTAAAAGTATTTTTCCCGTTTCCATTGTCTCCCTGTTGGTTTGGATTGCTTTTAACGGTCTTCTTTTTACTGTATTTGACCCTGAACTAACCGAGCTTTCCAAAGAAAAAGCCATAGAGCGCACCGTGTGGGTGCTGGAAAAATCAGGGGCTGATGAAAATACCATAGAAAGTGCCTTGGAGGAAGTCGAACAGCAGGATTTCACTCCGAGTCTTAAAAACTCAGCATTGAACTACGCCCAATCCTGCATTGTCGGGTTTCTTTATACACTGGTGATAGCAGGATTCTTTCATTACAGCGGTAAAAACAATCCCATAGCAAGAGAAACAGAAGCATGA
- a CDS encoding helix-turn-helix transcriptional regulator, whose translation MKRELTSFEDHLTKRYGAIGTVERDNFELKAKAFAIGEILRDARKEAKLTQEQLAEKTGTKKSFISRIENGHSDIQLSTLYRLVELGFGKSLTLKIS comes from the coding sequence ATGAAAAGAGAATTAACCAGTTTTGAAGATCATTTGACCAAAAGATATGGAGCTATTGGTACTGTGGAACGCGATAATTTTGAGTTAAAAGCAAAGGCATTTGCAATTGGCGAAATTTTACGGGATGCAAGAAAGGAAGCCAAGCTTACTCAAGAGCAACTTGCTGAAAAAACCGGTACTAAAAAGAGTTTTATTTCAAGGATTGAAAATGGGCACAGCGATATTCAACTTTCTACGCTTTATCGTTTAGTGGAGTTGGGTTTTGGAAAATCCCTAACGCTTAAAATCAGTTGA
- a CDS encoding type II toxin-antitoxin system RelE/ParE family toxin, which yields MEQKRKLLFYRRYFINFFEAQDSKVQDKIDQVLYLIRVADRIPSKFFRHLTGTDGLFEIRIEFQSNIYRVFCCFDKGNLVILFNGFQKKSQKTPSKEIQKALRIKAEYFKSK from the coding sequence ATGGAGCAAAAAAGAAAACTTTTGTTTTACAGAAGGTATTTCATCAATTTTTTCGAAGCTCAAGATTCAAAAGTTCAAGATAAAATTGACCAAGTACTTTATCTGATAAGAGTTGCGGATAGGATTCCAAGTAAATTTTTCAGACACTTAACAGGAACAGATGGGTTATTTGAGATCAGAATAGAATTTCAAAGTAATATATACAGGGTTTTTTGCTGTTTTGATAAAGGCAATCTTGTCATTCTTTTCAATGGTTTTCAGAAGAAATCCCAAAAAACGCCCTCAAAAGAAATTCAGAAAGCATTAAGAATTAAAGCAGAATATTTTAAATCAAAATAA
- a CDS encoding glycosyltransferase family 2 protein gives MSIQISIVIPLFNEEESLPVLMQWIEDTLKNKFSYEVIFVDDGSKDNSWKVLNELAAKYPQVKGIRFRRNYGKSAALNEGFKAVNGEVVVTMDADLQDSPEEIPELYEMVTDKAYDLVSGWKKKRYDPISKTIPSKFFNKVTSIVSGIKLHDFNCGLKAYNAEVVKSIEIYGEMHRYIPVIAKKAGFDKIGEKVVSHQARKFGTTKFGLERFINGFLDLLSIIFVTRFGNSPMHLFGTIGILSFLAGFFMTIYILGEKMYRIAQQQPFRDVVDQPLFYLALLVIVIGVQLFLAGFLGELVSRNNRARSKYEVRERV, from the coding sequence ATGAGCATACAAATTTCAATAGTCATTCCACTTTTCAATGAAGAAGAATCATTGCCCGTGCTGATGCAATGGATAGAAGATACTTTGAAAAATAAGTTTTCTTACGAGGTAATATTTGTAGATGACGGCAGTAAAGACAATTCCTGGAAGGTGCTCAATGAACTTGCTGCAAAATACCCACAGGTGAAAGGCATTCGCTTTAGGAGAAATTACGGAAAATCTGCTGCATTGAATGAAGGATTTAAAGCAGTAAATGGCGAGGTGGTGGTTACAATGGATGCCGATTTACAAGACAGCCCGGAAGAAATACCGGAACTGTACGAAATGGTAACAGACAAAGCTTACGACCTGGTTTCCGGCTGGAAGAAAAAGCGCTACGACCCTATTTCCAAAACCATTCCTTCCAAGTTTTTCAATAAAGTGACCAGTATAGTTTCAGGCATTAAACTCCACGACTTCAACTGCGGACTCAAAGCCTACAATGCCGAAGTGGTAAAAAGCATAGAAATATACGGGGAAATGCACCGCTATATTCCGGTAATTGCCAAAAAAGCTGGTTTTGATAAAATTGGGGAAAAAGTAGTATCGCACCAGGCGAGAAAATTCGGCACCACAAAATTTGGTTTAGAACGCTTTATCAATGGTTTTCTCGATTTGCTTTCCATAATATTTGTCACGCGTTTTGGCAACAGTCCCATGCATCTTTTTGGCACTATCGGCATCCTTTCTTTCCTGGCTGGATTCTTTATGACCATCTATATTCTTGGAGAAAAAATGTATCGCATAGCGCAACAACAGCCTTTCAGGGATGTCGTGGACCAACCTCTTTTTTACCTGGCGCTGCTTGTTATTGTAATAGGTGTTCAGTTGTTTCTTGCAGGGTTTTTGGGAGAATTGGTTTCAAGAAACAATAGGGCTCGAAGTAAGTATGAGGTGAGGGAGCGGGTTTGA
- a CDS encoding carboxy terminal-processing peptidase: MKQFKGIVLLCLLFILPTQISKTENVAIPDKEHVLMDLIFQGLSANHYKSVTLNDEYSNHAFDMYIKRTDYNKRFFLNEDIEKLNVYRNKVDDLVKDKSYELFELSIDIMDKRIQQVKTFYPDILKKPFDFERQEFIELDADKKDFANNIKELKERWRKSLKYQTLRKLHTDLEQQEKSEVDSIKNKSFKEMEADAREYVRKSQENFFEQLEKLERQDRVSVYINSLISIYDPHTNYFPPKDKENFDIAISGRLEGIGAQLNQKDGFIKVSRIVPGSASWRQGELEVGDIILKVAQADDEPVDVVDMRLDKAVQLIRGKKGTEVRLTVQKLDGEIKIISIIRDIVVLKETYARSAILQEEGVDEKLGYIKLPKFYTDFTKTGGRTSSDDVANEIEKLKKENIDGLILDLRNNGGGSLQDVVKMVGLFIETGPIVQVKARAGAPYIFEDNDPEIQYNGPLLVMVNPLSASASEILAAAIQDYNRGVIIGAKETHGKGTVQQFVNLDRFLSGDLSEIKPLGSIKLTTQKFYRIDGRSTQLRGVQPDIILPHVYSYIDIGEKEFDYALGWDEIEALDFNKSPQSNFDIKDLQKSSSKRTKHNTTFNLIEENAQRLKAQNEETLYPIDLKGYQEHQQERKEKSEKFKDINKTPIPGLNASVLANTDSLEIANDSSEITRLNIFTEDLEKDAYIYETICIARQMIN; the protein is encoded by the coding sequence ATGAAGCAATTTAAAGGAATCGTTCTATTGTGCTTATTATTTATTCTACCTACACAAATCAGCAAGACTGAAAATGTAGCAATTCCTGACAAAGAACATGTCCTCATGGATCTGATTTTCCAGGGGCTTTCTGCCAATCACTACAAAAGTGTTACGCTCAATGATGAATACTCCAATCATGCATTTGACATGTATATTAAGCGTACAGATTACAACAAACGTTTTTTTCTAAATGAAGACATTGAAAAACTAAATGTTTACCGCAATAAAGTAGATGATCTTGTGAAAGACAAATCCTACGAATTGTTTGAATTGAGTATTGATATAATGGACAAGCGCATACAACAAGTCAAGACATTCTACCCTGATATACTCAAAAAACCATTTGACTTCGAACGCCAAGAGTTCATTGAGCTTGATGCCGACAAAAAAGACTTTGCCAATAATATAAAAGAACTCAAAGAAAGATGGCGCAAGTCACTAAAATATCAAACACTGCGAAAACTTCATACAGATCTGGAGCAACAGGAAAAATCCGAGGTAGACTCTATAAAAAATAAGAGTTTCAAAGAAATGGAAGCAGATGCGCGCGAATATGTGCGCAAAAGCCAGGAGAACTTCTTTGAGCAATTGGAAAAATTAGAAAGACAAGACAGGGTATCTGTTTACATCAACTCTTTAATAAGTATATACGATCCACATACCAACTATTTCCCTCCAAAGGATAAAGAAAATTTTGACATTGCAATTTCAGGACGCTTAGAAGGTATAGGCGCACAGCTCAACCAAAAAGACGGCTTCATTAAAGTATCGAGAATTGTTCCGGGCAGTGCATCCTGGCGACAGGGGGAATTAGAAGTCGGAGATATTATTCTAAAGGTAGCCCAGGCAGATGACGAGCCCGTGGATGTTGTAGATATGAGACTGGACAAAGCTGTTCAACTTATTCGAGGAAAAAAGGGAACCGAAGTCAGACTTACTGTACAAAAACTGGATGGAGAGATAAAAATCATTTCAATTATTCGGGATATAGTGGTCCTCAAAGAAACTTATGCCCGATCTGCAATTTTACAGGAAGAGGGGGTTGATGAAAAGCTCGGTTATATCAAACTGCCAAAATTTTATACCGACTTTACAAAAACCGGTGGCAGAACCTCTTCAGATGATGTTGCCAACGAGATTGAAAAATTGAAAAAAGAAAATATAGATGGTCTTATTCTCGATCTGAGAAATAATGGTGGCGGCTCATTGCAGGATGTTGTAAAAATGGTTGGGTTGTTTATCGAAACAGGCCCTATAGTTCAAGTGAAAGCCAGGGCAGGCGCTCCATACATTTTCGAGGATAATGATCCTGAAATTCAATACAATGGTCCATTACTTGTTATGGTTAATCCATTGAGCGCATCAGCTTCAGAAATCCTGGCCGCAGCCATTCAGGATTACAACAGAGGAGTGATTATTGGAGCAAAAGAAACCCACGGAAAAGGTACTGTTCAGCAATTTGTGAATTTAGACCGTTTTCTCTCCGGAGACCTTAGTGAGATCAAACCACTGGGTTCTATAAAATTAACCACTCAGAAGTTTTATAGAATTGACGGACGATCGACTCAACTGAGAGGCGTTCAGCCCGACATTATTTTACCACATGTATACAGCTATATTGATATCGGGGAAAAAGAATTTGATTACGCTTTGGGATGGGACGAAATAGAAGCACTTGATTTCAACAAATCACCGCAAAGCAATTTCGATATTAAAGACTTGCAAAAATCAAGCAGCAAAAGAACTAAGCACAATACAACTTTTAACTTGATAGAGGAAAATGCCCAAAGATTAAAAGCGCAAAATGAAGAAACCCTCTATCCTATTGATCTTAAAGGCTATCAGGAACACCAGCAAGAACGCAAAGAAAAATCCGAAAAATTTAAGGACATCAACAAAACACCTATTCCCGGACTAAATGCAAGTGTGCTTGCCAATACAGATTCTTTAGAAATAGCTAATGACAGCTCTGAAATAACAAGACTCAATATCTTTACAGAAGACCTGGAAAAAGATGCTTACATCTATGAAACCATATGCATTGCCAGACAAATGATCAATTAA